A stretch of Natronococcus sp. CG52 DNA encodes these proteins:
- a CDS encoding DoxX family membrane protein, with protein MRLSSRIQQRRSSDATDRSDASADGSPLAETALFRLGRVLFGGILAFNALDNLRNLDERIGYAESKNAPFPEIAVPAVSGGLLLGGLGVVLWRIPSAAAAAIVGFLVSTTPVMHDFWNLEDPEQKQQQLIHFLKNTALLGAALAFLKVGQRHD; from the coding sequence ATGAGACTCTCGTCTCGAATTCAACAGCGACGGAGCAGCGACGCGACTGACCGATCCGATGCGAGCGCGGACGGGTCTCCGCTCGCCGAAACCGCGCTGTTTCGACTCGGGCGCGTCCTCTTCGGTGGCATCCTCGCGTTCAACGCGCTCGATAACCTTCGGAATCTCGACGAGCGGATCGGCTACGCCGAATCCAAGAACGCGCCGTTTCCGGAGATCGCCGTCCCCGCAGTGAGCGGGGGCCTCCTGCTCGGCGGGCTCGGCGTAGTGCTGTGGCGGATTCCGTCCGCGGCCGCCGCGGCGATCGTGGGATTCCTGGTCAGTACCACCCCGGTGATGCACGACTTCTGGAACCTCGAGGATCCCGAACAGAAACAACAGCAGCTCATCCACTTCCTGAAAAACACCGCACTTCTCGGGGCCGCCCTCGCGTTCCTGAAGGTCGGGCAGCGCCACGACTAA
- a CDS encoding YbhB/YbcL family Raf kinase inhibitor-like protein, protein MTDFTLTSNAFDDGERIPEKHGRDAENVNPPLEVNGVPDEAESLALIVDDPDAVEPAGKVWDHWLVWNIPPETTTIPEDWDPDDAMEGTNDFGDVGYGGPSPPDREHTYRFKLYALDTTLDLDSDTSAGDLESALDGHVVAQALFQGRYPTA, encoded by the coding sequence ATGACAGACTTCACCCTCACGAGTAACGCGTTCGACGACGGCGAACGGATTCCCGAAAAGCACGGCCGCGACGCGGAGAACGTCAACCCGCCGCTCGAGGTCAACGGCGTCCCCGACGAGGCCGAATCGCTGGCGCTGATCGTGGACGATCCTGACGCGGTCGAGCCCGCAGGGAAAGTTTGGGATCACTGGCTCGTCTGGAATATTCCGCCGGAGACGACGACGATTCCGGAAGACTGGGATCCCGACGATGCGATGGAAGGAACGAACGACTTCGGCGACGTCGGCTACGGCGGGCCGAGTCCGCCGGACCGAGAGCACACCTACCGGTTCAAACTCTACGCGCTGGACACCACACTCGACCTCGATTCTGACACCAGCGCCGGCGACCTCGAGTCGGCGTTGGACGGCCACGTCGTCGCACAGGCGCTGTTCCAGGGAAGGTACCCGACGGCCTGA
- the nucS gene encoding endonuclease NucS: MTAGIQPPQATTLEQPALETAREAIADGIEREAMITVFGRCTVDYDGRASSRLEAGDRHVMLKPDGAALVHTDEGQQPVNWQPPGCEHAVRCEDDALVIESLRSTPDERLLVSFRQVLQVSTFAGSDPNEIALVGTEEDLRQRILEEPSLLESGFTPLATERDTPAGAVDIYGEDSAGRSVVVELKRRRVGPDAVSQLRRYVDALSRDLHADAAVRGVLVAPSVTDRADRLLARHDLEFVSLEPTDG, encoded by the coding sequence GTGACAGCCGGTATCCAGCCCCCGCAGGCGACCACGCTCGAGCAACCCGCCCTCGAGACGGCCCGCGAGGCGATCGCCGACGGGATCGAACGCGAGGCCATGATCACCGTCTTCGGTCGCTGCACCGTCGACTACGACGGTCGCGCCTCGAGTCGACTCGAGGCCGGCGACCGCCACGTGATGCTCAAACCCGACGGCGCGGCTCTCGTCCACACCGACGAGGGCCAACAGCCCGTCAACTGGCAGCCGCCGGGCTGTGAGCACGCCGTCCGCTGCGAGGACGACGCGCTCGTGATTGAGAGCCTGCGATCGACGCCGGACGAGCGGCTGCTCGTCTCCTTTCGGCAGGTGCTCCAGGTCTCGACGTTCGCGGGATCGGACCCCAACGAAATCGCGCTCGTCGGCACCGAGGAGGACCTTCGACAGCGGATCCTCGAGGAGCCGTCGCTGCTCGAGTCCGGCTTTACCCCGTTGGCGACCGAGCGCGATACGCCGGCCGGCGCGGTCGACATCTACGGTGAGGATTCGGCGGGCCGATCGGTCGTCGTCGAACTCAAGCGCCGTCGCGTCGGCCCGGACGCGGTGAGTCAGCTTCGGCGGTACGTCGACGCCCTTTCACGAGATCTCCACGCCGACGCCGCCGTTCGCGGCGTGCTCGTCGCGCCGTCGGTGACCGACCGGGCCGACCGGCTGCTGGCTCGGCACGACCTCGAGTTCGTCTCGCTCGAGCCGACGGACGGGTAG
- a CDS encoding beta-CASP ribonuclease aCPSF1 produces the protein MSTVEQQLDDLKAEITSELPSDISVSSVKYEGPELVVYTRDPKKFAQQGDLIRKLASKLRKRITVRPDPSVLSRPDEAREKIMNVIPEEAGVTDLDFHADTGEVVIEAEKPGMVIGRHGSTLRDITKNVGWTPEVVRTPPIESSTVSNVRSYLKQERDERRDILERVGRQIHREEMSDDEYVRITTLGCCREVGRASFILSTPETRVLIDCGDKPGAEGEVPYLHAPEALGAGAQTIDAVVLTHAHLDHSALIPLLFKYGYDGPIYCTEPTRDLMGLLTLDYLDVAAKEGRAPPYESEMVREAIKHCIPLEYGDVTDIAPDVKLTFHNAGHILGSAVSHFHIGDGLYNVAFSGDIHYEDTRLFNGAVNDFPRVETLVLESTYGGRNDYQTDQADSERNLKQVIKDTYERDGKVVIPAFAVGRSQEIMLVLEEAMRSGDIPSMPVHLDGMIWEATAIHTTYPEYLRDDLRDRIFHEDENPFLAEEFNHIDGGEEERQDVADGGPCIILSTSGMVTGGPIMSWLSHLGPDPNSTLVFVGYQAQGTLGRRIQNGWDEIPTSEVGAMGNNGGGRGTLSLNMEVETVDGFSGHADRAGLENFVKTMNPRPEKVLCVHGDERSTQDLSSALYHDYNMRTFAPKNLETFRFL, from the coding sequence ATGAGCACTGTAGAGCAGCAACTCGACGATTTGAAAGCAGAGATCACGAGCGAGTTACCGAGCGATATCTCGGTTTCCTCGGTGAAATACGAAGGCCCGGAACTGGTCGTCTACACGCGCGACCCGAAGAAGTTCGCCCAGCAGGGCGACCTGATCCGGAAACTCGCGAGCAAACTCCGCAAGCGGATTACCGTCCGCCCGGATCCGAGCGTTCTCTCCCGACCCGACGAAGCGCGCGAGAAGATCATGAACGTCATCCCAGAGGAGGCCGGCGTCACCGACCTCGACTTCCACGCCGACACCGGCGAGGTCGTCATCGAGGCCGAGAAACCCGGCATGGTTATCGGCCGCCACGGGTCGACGCTCCGCGACATCACGAAAAACGTCGGCTGGACGCCCGAGGTCGTTCGAACGCCGCCGATCGAGTCCTCCACCGTCTCGAACGTTCGGAGCTACCTCAAGCAGGAACGCGACGAGCGCCGGGATATCCTGGAACGCGTCGGCCGGCAGATCCACCGCGAGGAGATGTCCGACGACGAGTACGTCCGCATCACGACGCTCGGCTGCTGTCGCGAGGTCGGACGTGCTTCGTTCATCCTCTCGACGCCCGAGACGCGGGTCCTCATCGACTGCGGTGACAAGCCCGGTGCCGAGGGCGAGGTGCCGTACCTCCACGCACCCGAGGCGCTCGGCGCGGGCGCCCAGACGATCGACGCCGTCGTCCTCACCCACGCCCACCTCGACCACTCCGCGCTCATCCCGCTTCTCTTCAAGTACGGCTACGACGGCCCGATCTACTGCACCGAACCCACGCGGGACCTGATGGGTCTCCTGACGCTCGACTACCTCGACGTCGCCGCCAAGGAAGGGCGCGCACCGCCGTACGAGTCCGAGATGGTCCGCGAAGCGATCAAACACTGCATCCCGCTCGAGTACGGCGACGTCACCGACATCGCACCCGACGTCAAACTCACCTTCCACAACGCGGGCCACATCCTCGGTTCGGCCGTCTCGCACTTCCACATCGGCGACGGCCTTTACAACGTCGCGTTCTCCGGCGACATCCACTACGAGGACACGCGCCTGTTCAACGGCGCGGTCAACGACTTCCCGCGGGTCGAGACGCTCGTTCTCGAGTCGACCTACGGTGGTCGCAACGACTACCAGACCGACCAGGCGGACTCCGAGCGCAACTTGAAGCAGGTCATCAAGGACACCTACGAGCGCGACGGGAAGGTCGTCATTCCCGCCTTCGCGGTCGGCCGCTCACAGGAGATCATGCTCGTCCTCGAAGAGGCGATGCGCTCCGGCGACATCCCCTCGATGCCGGTCCACTTAGACGGGATGATCTGGGAGGCGACCGCGATCCACACGACCTACCCCGAGTACCTGCGCGACGACCTCCGGGACCGCATCTTCCACGAGGACGAGAACCCCTTCCTCGCCGAGGAGTTCAATCACATCGACGGCGGCGAGGAGGAGCGCCAGGACGTCGCCGACGGCGGCCCGTGTATCATCCTCTCGACATCGGGGATGGTCACCGGCGGACCGATCATGTCCTGGCTCAGCCACCTCGGCCCCGATCCGAACTCGACGCTCGTCTTCGTCGGCTACCAGGCCCAGGGAACCCTCGGCCGACGCATCCAGAACGGCTGGGACGAGATCCCGACCAGCGAAGTCGGTGCCATGGGTAACAACGGCGGCGGTCGCGGCACCCTCTCGCTGAACATGGAGGTCGAGACCGTCGACGGCTTCTCCGGTCACGCCGACCGCGCCGGTCTCGAGAACTTCGTTAAGACGATGAACCCGCGTCCCGAGAAGGTGCTCTGTGTCCACGGTGACGAACGCTCCACCCAGGACCTCTCCTCCGCGCTCTACCACGACTACAACATGCGGACCTTCGCGCCGAAGAACCTCGAGACGTTCCGGTTCCTCTAA
- a CDS encoding EamA family transporter yields MIATWLVYAVLTATIYAGIALLSKVVSGASIDDPITLMLYTCAPFYAVYVVAGPLLEWGAIRGAGGASAPAATVLTAVAFGVVSTLGYGVYYWGLVVGDVSRFVPVLAIETIFVLILGVLLLGESFPASVYAGISLVVFGALFISVERGEGSVHPRVTPSIIAIAVLAAAAFAVLNTGMKALTTSLGTVELLFWISLGGLLSLGAAVPFRTGGRFRPRLDPGAVADLPTGETKLPAGTAVLLAAGLLNALALFTFIRALEHGPVSLATAITKLDVMLVFVGALSLSKLAPELLSEQFDRFTLLQKGSASATILVGCVLIQLGY; encoded by the coding sequence ATGATCGCAACCTGGCTCGTCTACGCGGTCCTCACGGCGACGATCTACGCCGGTATCGCCCTGCTCTCGAAGGTCGTCAGCGGCGCGTCGATCGATGATCCGATCACCCTAATGCTCTACACCTGCGCGCCGTTCTACGCGGTCTACGTCGTCGCTGGACCGCTACTCGAGTGGGGAGCGATACGCGGGGCGGGCGGAGCCTCGGCTCCGGCGGCGACAGTCCTCACGGCGGTCGCGTTCGGCGTCGTCTCGACGCTCGGCTACGGCGTCTACTACTGGGGGCTCGTCGTCGGCGACGTCTCCCGATTCGTGCCGGTCCTCGCGATCGAAACGATCTTCGTGTTGATACTGGGCGTGCTCCTGCTGGGCGAGTCGTTCCCGGCCAGCGTTTACGCGGGGATCTCGCTCGTCGTCTTCGGGGCGCTGTTCATCTCGGTCGAGCGCGGCGAGGGGTCGGTCCACCCTCGTGTCACCCCCTCGATAATCGCGATCGCAGTGCTGGCTGCGGCCGCCTTCGCCGTCCTCAACACGGGAATGAAGGCGCTCACGACGAGCCTCGGAACCGTCGAGTTGCTCTTCTGGATCAGTCTCGGGGGGCTTCTCTCGCTGGGTGCGGCGGTACCGTTCCGGACCGGCGGACGCTTCCGACCACGGCTAGACCCCGGCGCGGTGGCCGACCTCCCGACGGGCGAGACGAAACTGCCGGCTGGCACCGCCGTGTTGCTCGCCGCCGGCTTGCTGAACGCGCTCGCCCTGTTTACGTTCATCCGGGCGCTCGAGCACGGCCCGGTCTCGCTGGCCACCGCGATCACCAAACTCGACGTCATGCTCGTATTCGTCGGCGCGCTCTCGCTGTCGAAACTCGCGCCCGAACTCCTGAGCGAGCAGTTCGACCGGTTCACGCTGCTCCAGAAGGGATCCGCGTCGGCGACCATCCTCGTCGGCTGCGTGCTGATTCAACTCGGCTACTGA
- a CDS encoding polysaccharide deacetylase family protein: protein MASTTVAGCLGVLPDGSSKSKANGSDGGGNHRTWPAIEAGEVISDFEELDQWTEHTGRIEPAPDEVRAGSQAAVIESDEGTAGAGISFSDGLDLEAWDVSMAVKPESASRIIVEFIAPSRDERLTTVRSVPDGHDGWFRLDCGYEHKPADEPDPSNVTQLNVVAAGPEDGSTRLLVDDLRRTEAVDNGKAILAFYDGHRSHFDVAAKLLDERGWSGAVPVDPRRVGSGDRMDFDELQQLRDREWDVCSYPRADADLTEQPEDRQRTVVENTRESLTDRGFSDGSRHFFAPEWRQMSPTTLSIVRDYHESGFLFGSCPTGAPPTGIHTTPVIWGPALYNGVRRHINLCDQYRKLTVIRIPPIVEGENAGENSMSLEDFEHLLDHIENRGLDVITPSDLIDGTMDGN from the coding sequence GTGGCCTCTACTACTGTCGCCGGTTGTCTCGGGGTGCTTCCCGACGGGTCCTCCAAGAGCAAAGCGAACGGGTCCGACGGGGGCGGAAACCACCGAACGTGGCCCGCCATCGAGGCGGGCGAAGTCATCTCCGATTTCGAGGAGCTCGATCAGTGGACGGAACACACCGGACGGATCGAACCCGCGCCGGACGAGGTGCGGGCCGGCTCGCAGGCGGCGGTCATCGAGAGTGACGAGGGGACGGCCGGGGCGGGCATATCCTTCTCCGACGGCCTCGATCTCGAGGCGTGGGACGTCTCGATGGCGGTCAAGCCGGAATCCGCGAGTCGGATCATCGTCGAATTCATCGCCCCGAGCCGGGACGAACGGCTCACCACCGTCCGATCGGTGCCGGACGGCCACGACGGCTGGTTCCGTCTCGACTGCGGCTACGAACACAAGCCGGCGGACGAGCCGGACCCTTCGAACGTCACCCAGTTGAACGTCGTCGCTGCCGGACCCGAGGACGGGTCGACTCGACTGCTGGTCGACGACCTCCGCCGAACCGAAGCCGTCGACAACGGAAAGGCGATCCTCGCGTTTTACGACGGCCACCGGTCGCACTTCGACGTCGCGGCGAAGCTGTTAGACGAACGGGGATGGTCCGGTGCGGTCCCGGTCGATCCCAGGCGCGTCGGCAGCGGGGACCGGATGGATTTCGACGAGTTACAGCAGCTTCGGGATCGGGAGTGGGACGTTTGCTCGTACCCGCGAGCGGACGCCGACCTCACCGAGCAGCCGGAGGATCGACAGCGGACGGTCGTCGAAAATACCCGGGAATCTCTCACCGACCGCGGTTTCTCGGACGGCTCGCGACACTTCTTCGCTCCCGAGTGGCGACAGATGAGTCCGACCACGCTCTCGATCGTCCGGGATTATCACGAGTCGGGATTCCTGTTCGGATCCTGCCCGACCGGTGCACCACCGACCGGAATTCACACGACGCCGGTGATCTGGGGGCCCGCCCTATACAACGGCGTTCGTCGCCACATCAACCTCTGCGATCAGTACCGGAAGCTCACGGTAATTCGGATCCCCCCGATCGTCGAGGGCGAGAACGCGGGTGAAAACAGCATGTCGCTCGAGGACTTCGAGCACCTTCTCGATCACATCGAGAACCGGGGCCTCGACGTGATTACGCCCTCTGATCTGATCGACGGGACGATGGACGGGAACTGA
- a CDS encoding ABC transporter permease, whose translation MHRETVENVAFRAGYLSIMACLLLPLVVVVVTSFSASGQLAFPPENYSLVWYREFFASDLWLQAFDNSIVVGFGTTALATTLGVTAAFGQELDDGRLGSLLAPLVLLPLLIPPVILGITLLVYFNEIGLRATYTSIILAHALWATPLVYFVMRSVFSRFDWQQLDAARDLGAGPISSFAHVVLPNVKHGIFVGALLAFIVSLQEFVMALFLSSHGTRTIPVLAWSELRQSLDPMVSVVSTFLILISLLALALATLATNLEWVSKQLS comes from the coding sequence ATGCATAGAGAAACCGTAGAGAACGTCGCGTTCCGGGCCGGCTACCTGTCGATCATGGCGTGCCTGCTCCTGCCGCTGGTCGTCGTCGTCGTGACGTCGTTCTCGGCGTCCGGCCAGCTCGCGTTCCCGCCCGAGAACTACTCGCTGGTCTGGTACCGCGAGTTCTTCGCGAGCGACCTCTGGCTGCAGGCGTTCGACAACAGCATCGTCGTCGGATTCGGCACGACGGCCCTCGCAACGACGCTCGGCGTCACGGCCGCGTTCGGGCAGGAGCTCGACGACGGCCGGCTGGGGAGTCTGCTCGCGCCGCTCGTGTTGCTGCCGCTGCTGATCCCGCCGGTCATCCTCGGGATCACGCTGCTGGTCTACTTCAACGAGATCGGACTCCGCGCGACCTACACGAGCATCATCCTCGCCCACGCGCTGTGGGCGACCCCGCTCGTCTACTTCGTCATGCGGTCGGTGTTCAGCCGGTTCGACTGGCAGCAACTCGACGCCGCCCGCGACCTCGGCGCCGGACCGATCTCCTCGTTCGCCCACGTCGTCCTGCCGAACGTGAAACACGGGATCTTCGTCGGCGCGCTGCTCGCCTTTATCGTCAGCCTCCAGGAGTTCGTGATGGCGCTGTTCCTCTCGAGTCACGGCACCCGGACGATTCCGGTGCTGGCCTGGAGCGAACTGCGCCAGTCGCTGGATCCGATGGTGAGCGTCGTCTCGACGTTCCTGATCCTCATCTCGCTGCTGGCTCTCGCGCTCGCGACGCTCGCGACGAACCTGGAGTGGGTCTCGAAGCAGCTGTCCTGA
- a CDS encoding ABC transporter permease, with the protein MSDTASSLPGGLERVWEPLRERSRSKRSLLLMLPLVAFELLIFLAPFLILLRISVAEGASASAFAEGTWSLGAYANVFTSDLFRSIVVYSFLMGLAVTVITVAVALLYAYAIWRAEGLIKSALLFSVVLPLLTTLVIKTYAFVPLLAPSGTLNDVLLSLNLISSPLQIVPGTAGVIVGQVYIVLPYAVLAIYSVMATMDWGIVEAARDLGASRPRSFLEVVVPQAMPGIIVGAVVSFAWSVGAYAAPALLGGGRDQTFAIQVEEQMLTGFRWPTATALSVVMILAMVVSVALLFAALNRFGGEFEYA; encoded by the coding sequence ATGTCCGATACGGCATCGTCACTTCCCGGCGGACTCGAGCGCGTCTGGGAGCCGCTTCGGGAGCGGTCGCGATCGAAGCGATCGCTCCTGCTCATGTTGCCCCTCGTGGCGTTCGAGCTACTGATCTTCCTCGCGCCGTTTCTCATCCTCCTGCGGATCAGCGTCGCGGAGGGGGCCTCGGCGTCGGCGTTCGCGGAGGGGACCTGGTCGCTCGGCGCCTACGCCAACGTGTTCACGAGCGACCTGTTCAGGAGTATCGTCGTCTACTCGTTCCTGATGGGCCTCGCCGTGACGGTCATCACCGTCGCGGTCGCACTGCTGTACGCGTACGCGATCTGGCGCGCCGAGGGGCTGATCAAGTCCGCGCTGCTGTTCTCGGTCGTCCTACCGCTCCTGACGACGCTGGTCATCAAGACCTACGCGTTCGTACCCCTGCTCGCGCCCAGCGGGACGCTCAACGACGTGCTTCTGTCGCTGAACCTCATCTCCTCGCCGCTCCAGATCGTCCCCGGGACGGCCGGCGTCATCGTCGGGCAGGTCTACATCGTCCTGCCCTACGCCGTGCTCGCGATCTACAGCGTCATGGCGACGATGGACTGGGGGATCGTCGAGGCCGCGCGCGACCTCGGGGCGAGCCGTCCGCGTTCGTTCCTCGAGGTCGTGGTTCCGCAGGCGATGCCCGGCATCATCGTCGGCGCCGTAGTTTCGTTCGCCTGGAGCGTCGGCGCCTACGCCGCGCCCGCGCTGCTCGGCGGCGGCCGAGACCAGACGTTCGCGATTCAGGTCGAAGAGCAGATGCTGACCGGCTTCCGGTGGCCGACTGCCACCGCGCTGTCGGTCGTGATGATCCTGGCGATGGTCGTCAGCGTGGCGCTCCTCTTCGCCGCGCTCAACCGCTTCGGAGGTGAGTTCGAGTATGCATAG
- a CDS encoding ABC transporter ATP-binding protein: MSEIELSGLEKRYGDTLAVEEVSATIEDGELLCLLGPSGSGKSTTLRMLAGLDTPSGGAIRIGDEDVTDRPAYERATSTVFQDWALFPHKTVLENVAFGLKMDDVPTEARRERAREMLERVEMGDHADEDPTTLSGGQKQRVALARSLAVNPEVLLLDEPLSNLDKRLREDMQIEIREIHDEFEKTFVHVTHDQDEAFTLADRIGIMHEGELIQIGDPHEVYESPKNRFIEGFLGDTNFVAGEVERTIADAIHVDTELGREIVLPSATEEDLEVGTSLTLSLRPEILSIEGGDGDEATDDADQSQPALADGSTANFAVGTVENVIYRGSTVRYSVSVDGTSMFAERTTADPGAFEAGDDIRIGWNGGDVLAFREDGTRVDL; the protein is encoded by the coding sequence ATGTCAGAAATAGAGCTTTCAGGTCTCGAGAAGCGATACGGCGATACCCTCGCCGTCGAAGAGGTCTCGGCGACGATCGAGGACGGCGAACTGCTCTGCCTGCTCGGTCCGAGCGGCAGCGGCAAGTCGACGACGCTGCGGATGCTCGCCGGACTCGATACGCCGTCCGGCGGCGCGATCCGGATCGGCGACGAGGACGTCACCGACCGCCCGGCCTACGAGCGCGCTACCTCGACGGTCTTCCAGGACTGGGCGCTGTTCCCGCACAAGACGGTGCTCGAGAACGTCGCCTTCGGGCTGAAGATGGACGACGTTCCGACCGAGGCCCGACGCGAGCGGGCCCGCGAGATGCTCGAGCGCGTCGAGATGGGCGATCACGCGGACGAGGATCCGACCACCCTGAGCGGCGGCCAGAAGCAACGGGTCGCACTCGCCCGGTCGCTCGCGGTCAACCCCGAAGTGCTGTTGCTCGACGAACCGCTGTCGAACCTCGACAAACGGCTTCGGGAGGACATGCAGATCGAGATCCGGGAGATCCACGACGAGTTCGAGAAGACGTTCGTCCACGTGACCCACGACCAGGACGAGGCGTTCACGCTCGCCGACCGGATCGGCATCATGCACGAGGGAGAACTGATCCAGATCGGCGATCCCCACGAGGTGTACGAGTCGCCGAAGAACCGATTCATCGAGGGCTTCCTCGGCGACACGAACTTCGTCGCGGGCGAGGTCGAACGGACGATCGCCGACGCGATCCACGTCGACACCGAACTGGGTCGCGAGATCGTGCTCCCGTCGGCGACCGAGGAGGACCTCGAGGTGGGAACGTCGCTCACGCTGTCGCTTCGCCCAGAGATTCTCTCCATCGAGGGCGGTGACGGAGACGAAGCGACCGACGACGCGGACCAATCGCAGCCGGCCCTCGCCGACGGAAGCACGGCGAACTTCGCCGTCGGAACCGTCGAGAACGTGATCTACCGCGGGTCGACGGTCCGCTACTCGGTGTCGGTCGACGGCACCTCGATGTTCGCCGAGCGCACCACCGCGGATCCCGGCGCGTTCGAGGCCGGCGACGACATCCGCATCGGCTGGAACGGGGGCGACGTGCTCGCGTTCCGCGAGGACGGAACGCGGGTCGATCTGTAA
- a CDS encoding ABC transporter substrate-binding protein, with translation MAAGPTRDAETIEAESAHDSTTEPPTDSVSRRKLLAATAAGSTAGTAGCAEIFGSDTANGGDETLHVSVWSGNYGERFENSVVPMFEEEFDVTVQTHRGWNEILTNIRQAPDDDPPYDVTVTEGQMYHTGRNEDLFLPLREENVPNLDEAIDFYVDEEEFRTAEYGVPADGAPCTLVYRDDLDVEPDLWGDFSTDEVEGSAGIGVDTGFWWYPLHAAAIELDEREGAGELYEEELHDEVFDQLREWNITSWASSGEDVWQDFDNDVIDVAQWYFDQTEFDIDDLEELSHTTPDVNTGYMNHWCVVDGTDKRDTAEEFLNFLMDAEVQSEWSEELPVMFSNENMEYAGDLGEELPGSGEEVEDIAFPDWEYLTEYYDEFSNEFTEIETA, from the coding sequence ATGGCTGCAGGCCCGACACGGGATGCAGAGACCATCGAAGCCGAGTCCGCGCACGATTCGACGACCGAACCACCCACTGATTCTGTCTCACGTCGCAAATTGTTGGCCGCGACAGCGGCCGGATCGACGGCTGGAACCGCCGGCTGTGCCGAAATCTTCGGAAGCGATACCGCCAACGGTGGCGACGAGACGCTTCATGTAAGCGTTTGGAGTGGTAACTACGGCGAACGGTTCGAGAACTCCGTCGTTCCGATGTTCGAAGAGGAGTTCGATGTCACCGTTCAGACCCACCGCGGCTGGAACGAGATCCTCACGAACATCCGGCAGGCGCCGGACGACGATCCGCCCTACGACGTGACCGTCACCGAGGGACAGATGTATCACACGGGTCGGAACGAGGACCTCTTCCTGCCGCTGCGCGAGGAGAACGTCCCCAACCTCGACGAAGCGATCGACTTCTACGTCGACGAGGAGGAGTTCCGCACCGCGGAGTACGGCGTGCCCGCCGACGGCGCTCCGTGTACGCTCGTCTACCGCGACGATCTCGACGTCGAACCGGACTTGTGGGGCGACTTCTCGACGGACGAAGTCGAGGGGAGCGCCGGCATCGGCGTCGACACCGGCTTCTGGTGGTACCCGCTGCACGCCGCCGCGATCGAACTCGATGAACGCGAGGGCGCCGGCGAACTCTACGAGGAGGAACTCCACGACGAGGTCTTCGACCAGCTCCGGGAGTGGAACATCACCAGCTGGGCCAGCTCCGGCGAGGACGTCTGGCAGGACTTCGACAACGACGTTATCGACGTCGCGCAGTGGTACTTCGACCAGACGGAGTTCGATATCGACGATCTCGAGGAGCTCTCTCACACGACGCCGGACGTGAACACCGGCTACATGAACCACTGGTGCGTCGTCGACGGGACCGACAAGCGGGACACCGCCGAGGAGTTCCTCAACTTCCTCATGGACGCCGAGGTCCAGAGCGAGTGGTCCGAGGAACTGCCCGTGATGTTCTCGAACGAGAACATGGAGTACGCGGGCGACCTCGGCGAGGAACTGCCGGGAAGCGGCGAGGAGGTCGAGGACATCGCGTTCCCGGACTGGGAGTATCTCACGGAGTACTACGACGAGTTCTCCAACGAGTTCACCGAAATCGAGACCGCCTGA
- the bluB gene encoding 5,6-dimethylbenzimidazole synthase — protein sequence MVAFTDAERDAVYRTIYARRDIRRFRNDPIPEDVLERLIQAAHHAPSVGFSQPWDLVIVRDDETKAEIASIADRAIAAAREGYEEPTRSEFAALKLEGIRESPVNVCVTCDPTRGAPHVLGRSSMRQTDVYSACLAVQNLWLAARAEGVGVGWVSVLYPAEVREVLDIPPHVKPIAYLCLGYPECGFPDEPVLQQEGWRERLDADELVHEGCWEGEQIADAE from the coding sequence ATGGTTGCGTTCACGGACGCCGAACGAGACGCGGTCTACAGGACGATCTACGCCCGTCGAGATATCCGACGGTTTCGGAACGATCCGATCCCCGAGGACGTTCTCGAGCGACTGATTCAGGCCGCCCACCACGCGCCGAGCGTCGGCTTCTCGCAGCCGTGGGACCTCGTGATCGTCCGGGACGACGAGACGAAAGCGGAGATCGCGTCGATCGCCGACCGGGCTATCGCGGCCGCCCGAGAGGGGTACGAGGAGCCAACGCGATCCGAGTTCGCCGCGTTGAAACTCGAGGGAATCCGCGAGTCGCCGGTCAACGTCTGCGTGACCTGCGATCCGACGCGCGGGGCGCCCCACGTGCTCGGGCGAAGTTCGATGCGCCAAACGGACGTCTACTCGGCGTGTCTCGCGGTCCAGAACCTCTGGCTGGCCGCCCGTGCGGAGGGCGTCGGCGTCGGCTGGGTGAGCGTCCTCTATCCTGCCGAAGTTCGGGAGGTGCTGGACATTCCGCCGCACGTCAAACCGATCGCGTATCTCTGCCTGGGCTATCCCGAATGCGGGTTTCCGGACGAGCCGGTCCTCCAGCAGGAGGGGTGGCGAGAGCGCCTCGACGCGGACGAACTCGTCCACGAGGGATGCTGGGAGGGCGAACAGATCGCCGACGCGGAGTAG